Proteins from one Myxococcales bacterium genomic window:
- a CDS encoding VTT domain-containing protein yields MSAPASAAQRPDLRRWAVLAITTVAVPLVPFALVGELPSHVWLAATDGHAVQIGSFGALLLAADLLLPIPSSVVGALLGARLGPALGFTFCLAGLICGHSLGYALGRLWPARWAPRHAPRTSPWIVLLSRPIPVVAEA; encoded by the coding sequence GTGTCCGCGCCCGCCTCCGCCGCCCAACGCCCCGATCTCAGGCGCTGGGCCGTGCTCGCCATCACCACGGTGGCCGTGCCGCTCGTGCCCTTCGCGCTCGTGGGCGAGCTGCCATCGCACGTCTGGCTCGCCGCCACCGACGGTCACGCCGTACAGATTGGTTCCTTCGGTGCGCTCCTCCTCGCGGCCGATCTGCTGCTGCCGATCCCTTCGAGCGTCGTGGGCGCATTGCTCGGGGCGCGGCTCGGGCCTGCCCTGGGGTTTACGTTCTGCCTGGCCGGGCTCATCTGCGGCCACAGCCTTGGCTACGCGCTTGGGCGGTTGTGGCCCGCCCGCTGGGCGCCCCGCCACGCCCCGCGCACGTCGCCCTGGATCGTGCTGCTCAGCCGCCCCATCCCCGTTGTGGCGGAGGCCG